The following are encoded together in the Phaseolus vulgaris cultivar G19833 chromosome 9, P. vulgaris v2.0, whole genome shotgun sequence genome:
- the LOC137822681 gene encoding probable Histone-lysine N-methyltransferase ATXR5 isoform X1: MASATSSPTAQRHVGFSHRTQAPFQLDDSSSQLHDELHDDSPPVRKYRLMSDIMARAQYAVVERETYSDLLCEQCGSGEVSEELLLCDKCDKGFHMKCVRPIVVRIPIGSWLCPKCQGGKRVRTFSQKRIIDFFGIGRSYFYADDKCSSQGFWTICLMQCLSEIYCLKAKEANQMSKEAKKRRKRSRPLVLHKKKRRLLPFVPTKDPVQRLKQMGSLASALTASNIEFCDHLTYSPGMAPRSANRSAFENGDMQILCKEDLETVEHCIAMSKRGEFPPFMVVYDLCQGYTVEADDLIKDMTVVAEYTGDVDYLHNRERDDCDSMMTLLLGRESSQSLVICADKRGNVARFISGINNHTQEGRKKQNCKCVRYNVGGECRVFLVATRDIFKGERLYYDYNGYEYHYPTHNFV, translated from the exons ATGGCCTCAGCCACCTCTTCGCCTACGGCTCAGAGGCACGTTGGCTTCAGCCACCGCACGCAGGCGCCGTTCCAGCTCGACGACTCCTCCAGCCAGCTCCATGACGAGCTCCATGACGACTCGCCGCCGGTGAGGAAGTACCGGCTGATGTCAGACATAATGGCGCGCGCCCAGTACGCGGTGGTGGAGAGAGAGACGTATAGTGATCTGCTGTGCGAGCAATGCGGTTCCGGCGAGGTGTCGGAGGAGCTGCTTCTCTGCGACAAATGCGACAAAGGCTTCCACATGAAATGCGTGAGGCCGATTGTTGTGAGGATTCCGATTGGATCGTGGCTTTGTCCTAAGTGTCAGGGAGGGAAGAGAGTGCGGA CTTTCTCGCAGAAGAGGATAATTGATTTCTTCGGGATTGGTAGGAGTTATTTTTATGCGGATGACAAGTGTTCTTCTCAGG GTTTTTGGACAATCTGTCTCATGCAATGTCTATCTGAAATCTATTGTTTGAAGGCAAAAGAGGCCAATCAAATGTCTAAAG AGGCCAAGAAGCGTAGGAAACGTTCAAGACCTCTGGTATTACATAAGAAAAAAAGGAGGTTGTTACCATTTGTTCCTACAAAAGATCCTGTCCAGAGATTGAAACAGATGGGTTCCCTTGCTTCTGCTTTAACAGCATCAAATATAGAATTCTGTGATCACCTCACATACTCGCCTGGAATGGCTCCTAGATCTGCGAATCGATCCGCATTCGAGAACGGTGACATGCAG ATTCTTTGCAAAGAAGACTTGGAGACAGTAGAACACTGCATTGCTATGTCTAAACGAGGCGAATTCCCTCCCTTTATGGTTGTTTATGATTTGTGTCAAGG TTATACTGTTGAGGCTGATGACCTAATCAAGGATATGACAGTTGTTGCTGAATACACTGGCGATGTGGATTACCTTCACAACCGGGAACGTGATGATTGTGACAGTATGATGACCCTTCTTCTTGGAAGAGAAAGTTCTCAAAGTCTTGTTATTTGTGCTGATAAACGTGGAAACGTTGCTCGCTTTATAAGCGGGATAAACAATCATACACA GGAAGGTAGGAAGAAGCAAAACTGCAAATGTGTGAGATACAATGTTGGTGGTGAATGCAGGGTCTTTTTGGTTGCTACTCGTGATATTTTTAAGGGAGAAAGgctttattatgattataatggTTATGAGTATCACTATCCGACTCATAATTTTGTCTGA
- the LOC137822681 gene encoding probable Histone-lysine N-methyltransferase ATXR5 isoform X2: protein MASATSSPTAQRHVGFSHRTQAPFQLDDSSSQLHDELHDDSPPVRKYRLMSDIMARAQYAVVERETYSDLLCEQCGSGEVSEELLLCDKCDKGFHMKCVRPIVVRIPIGSWLCPKCQGGKRVRTFSQKRIIDFFGIGRSYFYADDKCSSQEAKKRRKRSRPLVLHKKKRRLLPFVPTKDPVQRLKQMGSLASALTASNIEFCDHLTYSPGMAPRSANRSAFENGDMQILCKEDLETVEHCIAMSKRGEFPPFMVVYDLCQGYTVEADDLIKDMTVVAEYTGDVDYLHNRERDDCDSMMTLLLGRESSQSLVICADKRGNVARFISGINNHTQEGRKKQNCKCVRYNVGGECRVFLVATRDIFKGERLYYDYNGYEYHYPTHNFV, encoded by the exons ATGGCCTCAGCCACCTCTTCGCCTACGGCTCAGAGGCACGTTGGCTTCAGCCACCGCACGCAGGCGCCGTTCCAGCTCGACGACTCCTCCAGCCAGCTCCATGACGAGCTCCATGACGACTCGCCGCCGGTGAGGAAGTACCGGCTGATGTCAGACATAATGGCGCGCGCCCAGTACGCGGTGGTGGAGAGAGAGACGTATAGTGATCTGCTGTGCGAGCAATGCGGTTCCGGCGAGGTGTCGGAGGAGCTGCTTCTCTGCGACAAATGCGACAAAGGCTTCCACATGAAATGCGTGAGGCCGATTGTTGTGAGGATTCCGATTGGATCGTGGCTTTGTCCTAAGTGTCAGGGAGGGAAGAGAGTGCGGA CTTTCTCGCAGAAGAGGATAATTGATTTCTTCGGGATTGGTAGGAGTTATTTTTATGCGGATGACAAGTGTTCTTCTCAGG AGGCCAAGAAGCGTAGGAAACGTTCAAGACCTCTGGTATTACATAAGAAAAAAAGGAGGTTGTTACCATTTGTTCCTACAAAAGATCCTGTCCAGAGATTGAAACAGATGGGTTCCCTTGCTTCTGCTTTAACAGCATCAAATATAGAATTCTGTGATCACCTCACATACTCGCCTGGAATGGCTCCTAGATCTGCGAATCGATCCGCATTCGAGAACGGTGACATGCAG ATTCTTTGCAAAGAAGACTTGGAGACAGTAGAACACTGCATTGCTATGTCTAAACGAGGCGAATTCCCTCCCTTTATGGTTGTTTATGATTTGTGTCAAGG TTATACTGTTGAGGCTGATGACCTAATCAAGGATATGACAGTTGTTGCTGAATACACTGGCGATGTGGATTACCTTCACAACCGGGAACGTGATGATTGTGACAGTATGATGACCCTTCTTCTTGGAAGAGAAAGTTCTCAAAGTCTTGTTATTTGTGCTGATAAACGTGGAAACGTTGCTCGCTTTATAAGCGGGATAAACAATCATACACA GGAAGGTAGGAAGAAGCAAAACTGCAAATGTGTGAGATACAATGTTGGTGGTGAATGCAGGGTCTTTTTGGTTGCTACTCGTGATATTTTTAAGGGAGAAAGgctttattatgattataatggTTATGAGTATCACTATCCGACTCATAATTTTGTCTGA